Proteins found in one Aminivibrio pyruvatiphilus genomic segment:
- a CDS encoding HD domain-containing protein: protein MSTLDRAIEIARKAHEGQFDKGGAPYIGHPLRVMERVGPEEAKMAAALHDVVEDSSVTLGDLRAEGFPESVVEAVEALTKRPGESYEDFILRAAANKTARTVKLADLLDNCDLSRIPDPGPEDCERLRKYQEAIDLIRSL, encoded by the coding sequence ATGTCAACACTTGATCGGGCCATAGAAATCGCCCGAAAAGCTCACGAAGGCCAGTTTGACAAGGGAGGGGCTCCCTACATCGGACATCCCCTGCGGGTCATGGAACGGGTCGGACCTGAAGAAGCGAAAATGGCCGCCGCGCTTCACGACGTGGTGGAAGACTCTTCCGTCACCCTCGGGGACCTGAGGGCCGAGGGTTTTCCCGAAAGCGTGGTCGAGGCCGTGGAGGCCCTGACCAAACGACCGGGCGAATCCTATGAAGACTTCATTCTCCGGGCGGCAGCAAACAAAACCGCCCGGACCGTCAAACTGGCCGACCTTCTGGATAACTGCGACCTCTCCCGTATCCCCGACCCCGGCCCGGAGGACTGCGAACGGCTGAGAAAGTACCAGGAAGCGATAGATCTCATCCGGTCCCTGTAA